The following proteins are encoded in a genomic region of Streptomyces lunaelactis:
- a CDS encoding ABC transporter ATP-binding protein, translated as MTASSPPAAVELRGITKRFPGVVANHDIDITVGKGTVHALVGENGAGKSTLMKILYGMQKPDEGTITVDGDQVTFSSPADAIARGIGMVHQHFMLADNLTVLENVVLGGEKLYGIGARARKKIQEISDAYGLNVRPDVLVENLGVADRQRVEILKVLYRGVHTLILDEPTAVLVPQEVDALFDNLRELKAEGLTVIFISHKLGEVLRVADDITVIRRGTTVGTADPHTTTRKQLAELMVGSELPSPETRESTVTDVPMLQVTDLRLTQTDPDGVIREVLADINFTIHKGEVLGVAGVEGNGQTELIEALIGMRLPDGGVITLDTADISHAPTRKRREGGIGYIPEDRHRHGLLLESSLWENRILGHVTEEPNSKRGLLDLKAARKDTERIVREYDVRTPGIEVTAASLSGGNQQKLIVGREMSHTPKLLIAAHPTRGVDVGAQAAIWDQIREARREGLAVLLISADLDELIGLSDTLRVMYRGRLVADADPATITPEELGSAMTGAATGHLEAPEQPENGEGR; from the coding sequence ATCACCGCGTCCAGCCCTCCTGCCGCCGTAGAACTGCGCGGCATCACCAAGCGCTTCCCCGGCGTCGTCGCCAACCACGACATCGACATCACCGTCGGCAAGGGCACCGTGCACGCCCTCGTCGGTGAGAACGGGGCCGGCAAGTCGACCCTGATGAAGATCCTCTACGGCATGCAGAAGCCGGACGAGGGCACCATCACCGTCGACGGCGACCAGGTCACCTTCTCCAGCCCGGCCGACGCCATCGCGCGTGGCATCGGCATGGTCCACCAGCACTTCATGCTGGCCGACAACCTCACCGTGCTGGAGAACGTTGTTCTCGGCGGCGAGAAGCTGTACGGCATCGGCGCCCGGGCCCGTAAGAAGATCCAGGAGATCTCCGACGCGTACGGCCTCAATGTGCGCCCCGACGTCCTCGTCGAGAACCTTGGCGTCGCCGACCGTCAGCGCGTGGAGATCCTCAAGGTCCTCTACCGCGGCGTCCACACGCTGATCCTCGACGAGCCGACCGCCGTGCTCGTCCCGCAGGAGGTCGACGCGCTCTTCGACAACCTGCGCGAACTCAAGGCCGAAGGCCTGACCGTCATCTTCATCTCGCACAAGCTGGGCGAGGTCCTGAGGGTCGCCGACGACATCACGGTGATCCGCCGCGGTACGACCGTGGGCACCGCCGACCCGCACACCACCACGAGGAAGCAGCTCGCCGAGCTGATGGTCGGCAGCGAGCTGCCCTCGCCCGAGACCCGTGAGTCGACGGTGACGGATGTGCCGATGCTCCAGGTCACGGACCTGAGGCTGACCCAGACCGACCCGGACGGCGTCATCCGCGAGGTGCTCGCCGACATCAACTTCACCATTCACAAGGGTGAGGTGCTGGGTGTCGCCGGTGTCGAGGGCAACGGCCAGACCGAGCTCATCGAGGCCCTGATCGGCATGCGCCTCCCGGACGGCGGTGTGATCACCCTCGACACCGCCGACATCTCGCACGCGCCGACCCGCAAGCGCCGCGAGGGCGGCATCGGCTACATCCCCGAGGACCGCCACCGGCACGGTCTGCTCCTCGAGTCCTCGCTGTGGGAGAACCGCATCCTCGGCCATGTCACCGAGGAGCCGAACAGCAAGCGGGGCCTGCTCGACCTCAAGGCCGCCCGCAAGGACACCGAGCGGATCGTGCGCGAGTACGACGTCCGCACCCCAGGCATCGAGGTCACCGCGGCCTCCCTCTCCGGCGGCAACCAGCAGAAGCTGATCGTCGGCCGCGAGATGAGCCACACCCCCAAGCTGCTGATCGCCGCCCACCCCACCCGTGGTGTGGACGTCGGCGCTCAGGCTGCCATCTGGGACCAGATCCGCGAGGCGCGCCGCGAGGGCCTCGCGGTGCTGCTGATCTCCGCCGACCTGGACGAGCTCATCGGGCTCTCCGACACCCTGCGGGTGATGTACCGGGGCCGGCTGGTCGCGGACGCCGACCCCGCCACGATCACCCCTGAGGAGCTGGGCTCGGCCATGACCGGCGCTGCCACCGGCCACCTTGAAGCACCCGAGCAGCCTGAGAACGGTGAGGGCCGATGA
- a CDS encoding ABC transporter permease encodes MKKFDKDRLILGLAGPVLALVVAFALTSVVLLVSDRNPVEPYQLMWDNAQFTDVQVLILNQAGTYYLAALAVAIGFRMNLFNIGVDGQYRLAAMLAAVVGASVELPGPLHVLLIVLVAMFVGAFWAGIAGILKTTRGVSEVVSTIMLNAIATSVIAWMILPKNLGEQPPGSNDLTTGEIAESGWFPGVDVDGGVIYGFTFVAFALGIVYWFVLNRTRFGFDLRATGASESAAQASGVDAKKMILTAMLISGAVAGLSGLPLLLGQTHTYSLSFPVGVGFTGITIALLGRNNPIGIFFAALLISFLEKTSASLDQHGYEKEIATIMQGLIVISVVVSYELVRQYGLRRQQQKVGEELAAQARKNREGVAA; translated from the coding sequence ATGAAGAAGTTCGACAAGGACCGGCTGATCCTGGGCCTCGCCGGCCCGGTGCTCGCCCTGGTCGTGGCCTTCGCGCTCACCTCGGTGGTGCTGCTCGTCTCGGACCGGAATCCGGTCGAGCCGTACCAACTGATGTGGGACAACGCCCAGTTCACCGACGTTCAGGTGCTGATCCTCAACCAGGCCGGTACGTACTACCTCGCCGCCCTGGCCGTCGCCATCGGCTTCCGGATGAACCTGTTCAACATCGGTGTGGACGGCCAGTACCGCCTCGCGGCGATGCTCGCCGCCGTGGTCGGCGCCTCCGTCGAGCTGCCGGGACCGCTCCACGTCCTGCTGATCGTGCTCGTCGCGATGTTCGTCGGCGCCTTCTGGGCCGGTATCGCGGGCATCCTGAAGACCACCCGCGGCGTCAGCGAGGTCGTCTCCACGATCATGCTCAACGCCATCGCGACCAGCGTGATCGCCTGGATGATCCTGCCGAAGAACCTCGGTGAGCAGCCGCCCGGCTCCAACGACCTGACCACGGGCGAGATCGCCGAGTCCGGCTGGTTCCCGGGCGTGGACGTCGACGGCGGGGTCATCTACGGCTTCACCTTCGTCGCCTTCGCGCTGGGCATCGTCTACTGGTTCGTCCTCAACCGCACCCGCTTCGGCTTCGATCTGCGCGCCACCGGCGCCAGCGAGTCCGCCGCCCAGGCGAGCGGTGTCGACGCCAAGAAGATGATCCTCACCGCGATGCTGATCTCCGGCGCGGTCGCGGGTCTGTCCGGTCTGCCGCTGCTGCTGGGCCAGACCCACACCTACAGCCTGAGCTTCCCGGTCGGCGTCGGCTTCACGGGCATCACGATCGCCCTGCTCGGCCGTAACAACCCGATCGGCATCTTCTTCGCCGCGCTGCTCATCTCCTTCCTGGAGAAGACGTCGGCCTCGCTGGACCAGCACGGCTACGAGAAGGAGATCGCCACGATCATGCAGGGACTGATCGTCATCTCCGTCGTCGTCTCCTACGAACTCGTCCGCCAGTACGGGCTCCGCCGCCAGCAGCAGAAGGTCGGCGAGGAGCTTGCCGCCCAGGCCCGTAAGAACCGAGAGGGAGTCGCGGCATGA
- a CDS encoding ABC transporter permease: MSESTSTVSMVSTAPKKGGGRRKLSLPVIMLIIAAGLALFSLVRVISGANDLTSVGQVAGALQLAVPIGLAGLGGLWAERAGVVNIGLEGMMILGTWFGAWAGYQWGPWTGVLLGIVGGALGGLLHAIMTVTFNVNHIVSGVAINILAVGVTRYLSNFTFADAEGGSSKQSPRIDQITEITIPGLSDWLADLQGRHWFFISDLAGVLGGLMTNLSLLTVLAILLIPGTWWVLWRTSFGLRLRSCGENPVAAESLGVNVYKYKYIAVVVSGALSGLGGAFLVIVSTGIYQEGQTGGRGYIGLAAMIFGNWMPGGMALGAGLFGFTDGLKLRGGAENVHAMLLLLALLLVLAFAWQLYKKKHWQAGISLGVAALLFAWYSLTDALPSQFVDAAPYVTTLLVLALSAQRLRMPKADGMPYKRGQGK, from the coding sequence ATGAGCGAGTCCACGAGCACCGTCTCGATGGTGAGCACCGCGCCCAAGAAGGGCGGCGGACGCCGCAAGCTGTCCCTGCCCGTCATCATGCTGATCATCGCGGCCGGCCTCGCGCTGTTCTCGCTGGTCCGGGTGATCAGCGGCGCGAACGACCTCACCTCAGTCGGCCAGGTGGCCGGCGCCCTCCAGCTGGCCGTGCCGATCGGACTCGCGGGACTCGGCGGTCTGTGGGCGGAGCGGGCCGGCGTGGTCAACATCGGCCTCGAGGGCATGATGATCCTCGGCACCTGGTTCGGTGCCTGGGCGGGCTACCAGTGGGGCCCGTGGACCGGTGTCCTGCTGGGCATCGTCGGCGGCGCGCTCGGCGGTCTGCTGCACGCGATCATGACCGTGACCTTCAACGTCAACCACATCGTCTCCGGTGTGGCCATCAACATCCTGGCCGTCGGCGTCACCCGCTATCTCTCGAACTTCACGTTCGCCGATGCCGAGGGCGGCTCCTCCAAGCAGTCCCCGCGCATCGACCAGATCACCGAGATCACCATTCCGGGGCTCTCGGACTGGCTGGCGGATCTGCAGGGCAGGCACTGGTTCTTCATCTCCGACCTGGCCGGTGTCCTCGGCGGTCTGATGACCAATCTGTCGCTGCTGACCGTCCTGGCGATCCTGCTGATCCCGGGCACCTGGTGGGTGCTGTGGCGTACGTCCTTCGGTCTGCGGCTGCGCTCCTGCGGTGAGAACCCGGTCGCCGCGGAGTCCCTCGGCGTCAACGTCTACAAGTACAAGTACATCGCCGTCGTCGTCTCCGGAGCTCTGTCCGGCCTCGGTGGCGCCTTCCTCGTCATCGTGTCCACCGGCATCTACCAGGAGGGGCAGACCGGCGGCCGCGGCTACATCGGTCTCGCCGCGATGATCTTCGGCAACTGGATGCCGGGCGGCATGGCGCTGGGCGCCGGACTCTTCGGCTTCACCGACGGCCTCAAGCTGCGCGGCGGCGCCGAGAACGTCCACGCGATGCTGCTTCTGCTGGCGCTCCTGCTGGTGCTCGCCTTCGCCTGGCAGCTGTACAAGAAGAAGCACTGGCAGGCCGGGATCTCCCTCGGCGTGGCCGCACTGCTGTTCGCGTGGTACTCGCTGACCGACGCGCTGCCCAGCCAGTTCGTGGACGCCGCGCCGTATGTCACGACGCTGCTGGTCCTCGCGCTGTCCGCGCAACGGCTTCGGATGCCCAAGGCCGACGGCATGCCGTACAAGAGGGGCCAGGGCAAGTGA
- a CDS encoding cytidine deaminase, translating into MTTAARGVDWDALRERAREAMSHAYAPYSGYPVGVAALVDDGRTVVGCNVENASYGLGLCAECGLVSQLQATGGGRLTHFSCVDGAGEILVPCGRCRQLLYEFGGPELLLETPDGVLPLSEMLPQAFGPGHLR; encoded by the coding sequence GTGACCACCGCCGCCCGGGGAGTCGACTGGGACGCTCTGCGCGAGCGGGCGCGCGAAGCGATGTCACATGCGTACGCCCCCTACTCGGGCTACCCGGTCGGCGTGGCCGCGCTCGTCGACGACGGCCGCACGGTCGTCGGCTGCAACGTCGAGAACGCCTCGTACGGACTCGGCCTGTGCGCCGAGTGCGGTCTGGTCTCGCAGCTCCAGGCGACGGGCGGCGGCCGGCTGACGCACTTCAGCTGCGTGGACGGTGCCGGCGAGATTCTGGTGCCGTGCGGACGGTGCCGTCAGCTGCTGTACGAATTCGGCGGTCCCGAGCTGCTGCTGGAGACCCCGGACGGGGTGCTTCCGCTCTCCGAGATGCTTCCGCAGGCCTTCGGGCCCGGGCATCTCAGATAA
- a CDS encoding thymidine phosphorylase, translating into MDVISVIRTKRDRGELSPEQIDWVIDAYTRGEVADEQMSALAMAILLNGMNRTEIARWTAAMIASGERMNFDALSRPTADKHSTGGVGDKITLPLAPLVAACGAAVPQLSGRGLGHTGGTLDKLESIPGWRALLSNEEMLHVLDTTGAVICAAGDGLAPADKKLYALRDVTGTVEAIPLIASSIMSKKIAEGTGSLVLDVKVGTGAFMKTIEDARELASTMVALGTDSGVRTVALLTDMSTPLGLTAGNALEVRESVEVLAGGGPADVVELTLALAREMLDAAGIKDVDPAKALADGSAMDVWRRMIAAQGGDPDATLPVAREQHVVTAPSSGVLTRLDAYGVGIAAWRLGAGRARKEDPVQAGAGVELHAKPGETVTAGQPLLTLHTDTPEKFAYALDSLTSAYDIAAAGTEFTANPIVLDRIA; encoded by the coding sequence ATGGACGTCATCTCGGTCATCCGCACCAAGCGGGACCGGGGCGAACTGAGCCCCGAGCAGATCGACTGGGTCATCGACGCCTACACGCGCGGTGAGGTCGCCGACGAGCAGATGTCGGCGCTGGCGATGGCCATCCTGCTGAACGGCATGAACCGTACGGAGATCGCCCGCTGGACGGCCGCGATGATCGCCTCCGGCGAGCGGATGAACTTCGACGCGCTCTCCCGCCCCACCGCCGACAAGCACTCCACCGGCGGCGTCGGCGACAAGATCACGCTGCCGCTCGCGCCGCTGGTGGCCGCATGTGGCGCCGCTGTGCCGCAGCTGAGCGGCCGGGGTCTCGGCCACACCGGCGGCACCCTGGACAAGCTGGAGTCCATCCCCGGCTGGCGGGCCCTGCTCTCCAACGAGGAGATGCTGCACGTCCTGGACACCACCGGCGCGGTGATCTGCGCGGCGGGCGACGGACTCGCCCCGGCGGACAAGAAGCTGTACGCGCTCCGCGATGTCACCGGCACGGTCGAGGCGATCCCGCTCATCGCCTCGTCGATCATGTCCAAGAAGATCGCCGAAGGTACGGGCTCGCTGGTCCTGGACGTCAAGGTCGGCACCGGCGCCTTTATGAAGACCATCGAGGACGCCCGCGAACTGGCCTCCACCATGGTGGCGTTGGGCACCGACAGCGGAGTGCGGACGGTCGCGCTGCTCACCGACATGTCCACCCCGCTCGGCCTCACGGCGGGCAACGCGCTGGAGGTCCGCGAGTCGGTCGAGGTGCTCGCCGGCGGCGGCCCGGCGGACGTCGTCGAACTCACCCTCGCGCTGGCCCGCGAGATGCTCGACGCGGCCGGCATCAAGGACGTGGACCCGGCGAAGGCCCTGGCCGACGGCTCGGCGATGGACGTCTGGCGCCGCATGATCGCGGCCCAGGGCGGCGACCCCGACGCCACGCTGCCCGTCGCCCGCGAGCAGCACGTGGTGACGGCGCCCTCCTCGGGCGTCCTCACCCGCCTCGACGCGTACGGCGTCGGCATCGCGGCCTGGCGCCTGGGCGCGGGCCGCGCCCGCAAGGAGGACCCGGTCCAGGCGGGAGCGGGAGTCGAACTCCACGCCAAGCCGGGCGAGACGGTGACGGCGGGCCAGCCGCTGCTGACCCTGCACACGGACACTCCGGAGAAGTTCGCGTACGCGCTGGACTCGCTGACCTCGGCGTACGACATCGCGGCGGCGGGCACGGAGTTCACGGCGAACCCGATCGTGCTGGACCGTATCGCCTGA
- a CDS encoding STAS domain-containing protein produces the protein MDATQPIVVRIAGNVTPADVPRLCDELCAQLMDTDATEAICDVGELGRPDLAAVNAVARLQLTARRMGCRILLRNAAPELRALLDLAGLGEAARPIAPARAGPGAGRDPSPD, from the coding sequence GTGGACGCCACACAGCCGATCGTCGTGCGCATCGCCGGGAACGTGACCCCGGCCGATGTGCCGCGTCTGTGCGACGAGTTGTGCGCGCAGCTGATGGACACCGATGCCACCGAGGCGATCTGTGATGTCGGCGAGCTCGGCAGACCCGATCTGGCCGCGGTCAACGCCGTCGCCCGGCTCCAGCTCACCGCCCGGCGGATGGGGTGCCGGATCCTGCTGCGGAACGCGGCGCCCGAGCTCCGGGCCCTGCTGGACCTGGCCGGTCTGGGCGAGGCCGCCCGACCGATCGCCCCGGCCCGGGCAGGACCTGGAGCCGGACGCGACCCAAGCCCGGACTGA
- a CDS encoding sigma-70 family RNA polymerase sigma factor, whose protein sequence is MSDLATTQDLDSRLEQHRRELTGYCYRMLGSAFEAEDAVQDTMVRAWRNFEKFEGRSSLRSWLYRIATNVCLDMLNAGNRRARPMDLTAATPVAQAQLNARPEITWLEPVPDGRVLPSVADPAETAVERESIRLAFVAALQHLPPKQRAVLILREVLAWKASEVAELLSTTVASVNSALQRARVTLADARPVSTDADNPLDEEQKKLLDRYVAAFEGYDMQALTALLHEDATLSMPPYDLWLRGHDDIVGWMLGVGSVCRGSRLVPTVANGSPAFAHYHPAEEGDGFTPWALMVIEIVDGRITGINSFLDTQRWFPLFDLPARLDKEGKPAV, encoded by the coding sequence ATGAGTGATCTGGCAACGACGCAGGACCTGGATTCCAGGCTGGAGCAGCACCGCAGGGAGCTGACCGGCTACTGCTACCGCATGCTGGGCTCGGCCTTCGAGGCGGAGGACGCCGTCCAGGACACGATGGTCCGGGCCTGGCGGAACTTCGAGAAGTTCGAGGGACGGTCGTCGCTGCGCTCATGGCTCTACCGCATCGCGACGAACGTCTGTCTGGACATGCTGAACGCCGGCAACCGCCGGGCCCGCCCGATGGACCTCACCGCCGCCACGCCGGTGGCCCAGGCGCAGCTCAACGCCCGGCCGGAGATCACCTGGCTGGAGCCGGTGCCGGACGGGCGGGTGCTGCCGTCGGTGGCGGACCCGGCGGAGACGGCCGTGGAGCGCGAGTCGATCAGGCTCGCGTTCGTCGCCGCGCTGCAGCATCTGCCACCGAAGCAGCGGGCCGTACTGATCCTGCGCGAGGTGCTGGCCTGGAAGGCGAGCGAGGTGGCCGAGCTGCTGAGTACGACGGTGGCCTCGGTGAACAGCGCGCTGCAGCGGGCCCGGGTGACGCTGGCGGATGCGCGGCCCGTGTCGACCGATGCGGACAACCCGCTGGACGAGGAGCAGAAGAAGCTCCTGGACCGCTATGTCGCGGCCTTCGAGGGGTACGACATGCAGGCGCTGACGGCGCTGCTGCACGAGGACGCCACGCTCTCCATGCCCCCGTACGACCTGTGGCTGCGGGGCCACGACGACATCGTCGGCTGGATGCTGGGTGTCGGCTCGGTCTGCCGCGGCTCGCGGCTGGTCCCGACCGTGGCCAACGGCAGCCCGGCGTTCGCCCACTACCACCCGGCCGAGGAGGGCGACGGCTTCACGCCGTGGGCGCTGATGGTCATCGAGATCGTGGACGGCCGGATCACGGGGATCAATTCATTCCTGGACACCCAGCGCTGGTTCCCGCTGTTCGACCTGCCGGCCCGCCTGGACAAGGAGGGCAAGCCCGCCGTCTAG
- a CDS encoding L,D-transpeptidase family protein, with protein sequence MALGLTGLVVPLTVALGSTPAQAASCTTSTGPYQKQVEKFLGRPVDGRQSAADCKATRAFQAMHGITPTIGYAGPLTWRTMNTMLQQRAAGKTPNKAGKCPTNKGRIACVDLTRQLAWIQDGTKLKYGPVPVRTGKNGTETRTGAKKIYWRSINHWSTLYNVRMPYSQFFDGGQAFHSTTKSMYNPPGSGGCVNMRPADAKAYWNLLKNGDDVYVYGRKPGT encoded by the coding sequence ATAGCGCTCGGACTGACCGGTCTGGTGGTCCCGCTGACGGTGGCGCTCGGCAGTACGCCGGCGCAGGCGGCATCGTGTACGACATCGACGGGGCCGTACCAGAAGCAGGTGGAGAAGTTCCTGGGGCGCCCGGTGGACGGGAGGCAGTCGGCCGCCGACTGCAAGGCGACCCGGGCCTTCCAGGCGATGCACGGGATCACCCCGACCATCGGCTACGCGGGGCCGCTGACCTGGCGCACGATGAACACCATGCTCCAGCAGCGGGCGGCGGGAAAGACCCCGAACAAGGCCGGCAAGTGCCCGACCAACAAGGGCCGTATCGCGTGCGTCGACCTGACGCGCCAGCTGGCCTGGATCCAGGACGGCACGAAGCTGAAGTACGGCCCGGTTCCCGTGCGTACCGGCAAGAACGGCACCGAGACCCGCACCGGAGCGAAGAAGATCTACTGGCGGAGCATCAACCACTGGTCGACGCTCTACAACGTGCGGATGCCGTACTCGCAGTTCTTCGACGGCGGCCAGGCCTTCCACTCGACGACGAAGTCGATGTACAACCCACCCGGCTCCGGGGGCTGCGTCAACATGCGCCCCGCTGATGCGAAGGCATACTGGAATCTTCTGAAGAACGGCGACGACGTGTACGTCTACGGGCGCAAGCCCGGAACCTGA
- a CDS encoding MFS transporter, with amino-acid sequence MPPVSTKASTPVGAVPSSPELLSPGRPGYRRMSFALFAAGVATFALLYSTQALLPAVSADFGVSASAASWTVSAATGALALFVLPLSALSERFGRRTLMTVSLAVAVVIGLLVPLAPSLEWLVALRAVQGAALAGLPASAMAFLAEEVRPKALIAAIGLFVAGNSIGGMSGRIVTGWVAQLWGWRAALAAVGLMAVVCALVFRAMLPKARHFTPRSQGPRALAKTVRGHLADPLLLRLYAIGALFMTVFGAVYTVIGYRLVEAPFSLPQGVIGSIFLVYLVGTVSSAAAGKLVARLGRRGALYLAVTTTTAGLLLSLADSLPAVLLGLVLITAGFFAGHAVASSSVSRTAKTGRAQASALYQSAYYLGSSAGGTLGAIAFHSGGWAGTVLLGLLAVLGVVSITLYGTRVARAEHRLVLATAQR; translated from the coding sequence ATGCCTCCTGTCAGTACCAAGGCGTCCACTCCCGTGGGCGCCGTCCCGTCGTCCCCCGAACTTCTCTCCCCCGGCCGGCCCGGCTACCGCCGCATGAGCTTCGCGCTCTTCGCCGCCGGTGTCGCGACCTTCGCCCTCCTGTACTCCACGCAGGCGCTGCTGCCCGCCGTCTCCGCCGACTTCGGCGTGAGCGCGAGCGCCGCCAGCTGGACGGTCTCCGCCGCGACGGGCGCGCTGGCCCTGTTCGTACTGCCGCTGAGCGCGCTCTCCGAGCGCTTCGGGCGGCGCACTCTGATGACCGTGTCCCTGGCGGTCGCCGTCGTGATCGGGCTGCTCGTGCCTCTCGCGCCGAGCCTGGAGTGGCTGGTGGCGCTGCGCGCCGTGCAGGGTGCGGCGCTCGCCGGTCTGCCGGCGTCGGCGATGGCGTTCCTCGCGGAGGAGGTACGGCCCAAGGCGCTGATCGCAGCGATCGGCCTGTTCGTGGCGGGCAACAGCATCGGCGGCATGAGCGGCCGGATCGTCACCGGCTGGGTGGCCCAGCTGTGGGGCTGGCGCGCGGCGCTCGCCGCGGTCGGCCTGATGGCGGTGGTGTGCGCGCTGGTCTTCCGCGCCATGCTCCCCAAGGCCCGTCATTTCACGCCCCGTTCGCAGGGCCCGCGCGCCCTGGCGAAGACGGTGCGCGGCCACCTCGCCGACCCGCTGCTGCTGCGGCTGTACGCGATCGGCGCGCTGTTCATGACCGTCTTCGGCGCGGTCTACACGGTGATCGGCTACCGGCTGGTCGAGGCGCCCTTCAGCCTCCCCCAGGGCGTCATCGGTTCGATCTTCCTGGTCTATCTCGTCGGTACGGTCTCCTCCGCCGCGGCCGGCAAGCTGGTCGCCCGGCTCGGCCGCCGTGGCGCGCTGTACCTGGCGGTCACCACCACAACCGCGGGCCTGCTGCTCTCGCTCGCGGACTCGCTGCCCGCCGTACTGCTCGGCCTGGTCCTGATCACCGCGGGCTTCTTCGCGGGCCACGCCGTCGCCTCGTCCTCGGTGAGCCGTACGGCGAAGACGGGCCGCGCGCAGGCATCGGCGCTCTACCAGTCCGCGTACTACCTGGGCAGCAGCGCGGGCGGCACGCTCGGCGCCATCGCCTTCCACTCCGGCGGCTGGGCGGGCACGGTCCTGCTGGGGCTGCTCGCGGTTCTCGGCGTCGTATCGATCACGCTGTACGGGACCCGGGTGGCGCGGGCGGAGCACCGGCTGGTCCTGGCCACGGCACAGCGCTGA
- a CDS encoding LysR family transcriptional regulator, whose amino-acid sequence MVHQHSSQPRLSPSSYEEDITLLLAPRLAYFAGVARQEHVTRAAQEMGVPQSTLSRAIVRLEEDLGVALFARKGRTVSLTPAGRTFLTSVERALAEVERAAESVQADADPSAGKVAFGFLHTMGSETVPELIRAFRVDHPRIRFTLVQNYGEAMIERLRAGDLDLCLTSPVPDAPDLVARRLDEQRLRLVVPDDHRLAGRKRIRLAEAADETFVTLEPGYGLRRITDDLCAEAGFTPRIAFEGEEAETLRGLVAAGLGVALLPPPAVARPGVVELGVTAPRAVREIGVAWLDGHPDTAPVAAFKRFLLSRRGHLLPD is encoded by the coding sequence ATGGTGCATCAACACAGCTCACAGCCTCGGCTGTCACCGAGCAGTTACGAAGAAGACATCACGCTGCTGCTCGCTCCGCGCCTCGCGTACTTCGCCGGGGTGGCACGGCAGGAGCATGTGACCCGTGCCGCGCAGGAGATGGGCGTCCCGCAGTCGACGCTCTCGCGGGCGATCGTGCGGCTCGAGGAGGACCTGGGGGTGGCGCTGTTCGCCCGTAAGGGCCGTACGGTGTCGCTGACTCCGGCCGGCCGTACCTTCCTCACCTCGGTGGAGCGGGCGCTGGCGGAGGTGGAACGGGCGGCGGAGTCGGTCCAGGCGGACGCGGACCCGAGCGCGGGCAAGGTCGCGTTCGGCTTTCTGCACACGATGGGCTCGGAGACGGTGCCCGAGCTCATCCGGGCCTTCCGCGTCGACCACCCCCGGATCCGCTTCACGCTCGTCCAGAACTACGGCGAGGCGATGATCGAGCGCCTGCGAGCCGGGGACCTCGACCTGTGCCTGACCTCGCCGGTCCCGGACGCGCCGGATCTGGTCGCCCGCCGGCTTGACGAGCAGCGGCTGCGGCTGGTGGTGCCGGACGACCACCGCCTGGCCGGCCGCAAGCGGATCCGCCTGGCGGAGGCCGCGGACGAGACGTTCGTGACGCTGGAGCCGGGTTACGGCCTGCGCCGCATCACGGACGACCTGTGCGCGGAGGCGGGCTTCACCCCGCGAATCGCGTTCGAGGGCGAGGAGGCGGAGACCCTGCGCGGCCTGGTCGCGGCGGGCCTGGGCGTGGCGCTGCTGCCACCCCCGGCGGTGGCGCGCCCCGGGGTGGTCGAACTGGGGGTGACGGCACCGCGGGCGGTACGGGAGATCGGGGTGGCCTGGCTGGACGGCCACCCGGACACGGCGCCGGTGGCGGCGTTCAAGCGGTTCCTGCTCTCGCGGCGGGGCCACCTGCTGCCGGACTGA
- a CDS encoding alpha/beta fold hydrolase — translation MVLLLPDGEPESARRPSPLSYAAALPLGRTLARAGRADGLVVHGVHYRCRGWNGPDAHLAADATWAVEEVVRRYGDVPVCLTGHGMGARAALHAAGHPAVNSVLALAPWLPEDDMAAAPEPVKQLVGRQVLIVHGTNDARTDPELSYRLAERAKKSSRDICRFEVHSDGHALRQHYEEVQALASDFVLGALFTRRYARPVADALAAPPPLGLRMPLAAGFGRSLRP, via the coding sequence GTGGTGCTGCTGCTGCCGGACGGGGAACCGGAGTCCGCCCGCAGACCCTCGCCCCTGTCATACGCCGCGGCACTTCCGCTGGGCCGCACGCTGGCCCGGGCGGGCCGGGCGGACGGCCTGGTCGTGCACGGGGTCCACTACCGCTGCCGCGGCTGGAACGGCCCCGACGCGCATCTGGCGGCGGACGCGACGTGGGCGGTGGAGGAGGTCGTACGACGCTACGGCGACGTCCCCGTCTGCCTCACGGGCCACGGCATGGGCGCCCGCGCCGCCCTCCACGCGGCGGGCCACCCGGCGGTCAACTCGGTGCTGGCGCTCGCGCCTTGGCTGCCGGAGGACGACATGGCGGCGGCGCCGGAGCCGGTGAAGCAGCTGGTGGGCAGGCAGGTGCTGATCGTGCACGGCACGAACGACGCGCGTACGGACCCGGAGCTCTCGTACCGCCTGGCGGAGCGCGCGAAGAAGTCGAGCCGCGACATCTGCCGCTTCGAGGTCCACTCGGACGGCCACGCACTGCGCCAGCACTACGAGGAAGTCCAGGCGCTGGCGTCGGATTTCGTGCTCGGAGCGCTGTTCACGCGCAGGTACGCCCGCCCGGTGGCGGACGCGCTGGCGGCCCCGCCGCCGCTGGGCCTGCGCATGCCCCTCGCGGCGGGCTTCGGCCGCTCACTGCGACCGTGA